The following is a genomic window from Candidatus Zixiibacteriota bacterium.
TGTGACCGGCTCGGTTGCCACGGGAGAGGACGTGTTAGTTCAGATCGAACATGAACAGCCGGCACTGGTACTCATGGATATTCAGTTTCTCGGTGATATCGACGGGATCGAAGCTGCCGCCCGCATAAAGGAGAACTATGATATTCCAGTTGTATTTCTAACCGCCAATTCCGACGAATCCACCATAGAGCGTGCCAAAACTACCGATCCGGCGGCTTACCTGCTCAAACCGTTTGGTGATAGAGAGTTGAAAACTGCGATCGAAATCGCGCTACATCGACATAAGCTTGAGCTTGAGCTAAAACGAAGCGTACGGGCGTTGAAAGAAAGCGAAAAACGATACCGGGATCTTTTTGAACAATCCAATGATGCTGTCATAATACATGACCTTGAAGGCCGAATTCTGGATGTTAATGCACGCTCGTGCGAACTTCTGCGCTACCAGAAAGACCATTTTCTTTCTTCGGAGATAACCTCGTTTTTCCCAAATGGGTGTCAAGCGCCGCATGACGATCCTTTACAAATCATCAAGGAAAGAGGGCAATATCGATTTGAGTCATGTTTCGAGAGAGCCGACGGAGAAATCCTCAATGTTGATGTTAGTGCAAGGATAGTTGACCAAGAGAAAGGCCTTGTCCAAGGGATTATTCGTGATATTACCGTCAGCAAGCGGGCCGAGCAGGCATTGCAGGAGAGTGAAAGGAAATATCGACTTCTGGCCACAAATACTCTGGATGTTATCTGGACGACAGATCCGGAGTTCAACATAACATTTGTTAACGACGCGATCAATGACTTACTGGGCTACACGGCTGAGGAATTCACTGGAATGAATGCGATCGCCTTTACACCAGCTGAGAAAGTCAAGATATTACAAGATGCGGCAGAACAATTGCTTAACAAATACAAACGAGACCGGATCGTACAACATAAGTTTGAGATACAGTTTATCCATAAGAACGGCGCTCTAATAGACATTGAAATTACAGCTAACCTGATGATCGACAGCGTGGGCCAGATCGTAGGATTCCAGGGCAGGTCTGTCGACATCACTGAGCGCAAGCGGGCTGAGGGAGAATTGAGGAAACATCGTAACCACCTTGATGAATTGGTCAAAGAGCGGACCGCAGAACTGTCCAAGGCAAATGAACAGCTTCAGTTGGAAGTTCAGGAGCGATTAAGACTTCAAGAATTGGAGGCACGCTCTCAAAGACTGGAAATGGCTGGTACAATTGCAGGACAGGTGGCACATGATTTCAATAATCTTCTGGCGCCAATGTTAGTATATCCTGGATTCATCCGACACAGACTTCCATGCGACGAGAAAGTCACGGCATATCTTAATTCGATCGAAGACGCGGCAACGAAAATCGCCGAAATCAATCAGGATCTTATGACCATGGGTCGAAGGGGTCACTACAACCAGAGTGTGATAAACCTTAATGAAATCGTATCTCAGGCCGTCAAGAATTTCGAATCACGAACAGGTACGGTAACCTGCAAGCTGAATCTTAGCAAAGGTTTGATGAACATTATGGGTGGGAGTGCCCAGATTCATCGAATGATCATTAACCTTTTGGTGAATGCCAGGGATGCTATGCGGAATAGTGGACAGATTACTATCACGACCGAGTACTTTTACGCTGATAACATGGCAACTGCCTATGGTAGTGTTCCGGCGGGAGAATATATCAAGCTGACGATTTCGGATACCGGATGCGGTATTCCTGATGATATAATCAACAAAATCCTCGATCCTTTCTTTTCGACTAAGATTAGTGATAGAGAACGCGGTTCCGGTCTCGGAATGAGCGTTGTTAATGCGGTAATGAGTGATCATAATGGATACTTGGATCTGAGCAGCACAGTTGGTCTCGGTACTTCCTTCTACCTCTACTTCCCAATTACGCGAGAGAGTGTCGAAGCAGACAGTCCCAAGTCGATTTCCGGCGGGACTGAAAGTGTGATGATAATTGATGATGACGAAATACAACGCAATGTTTGCAGCGAGATCCTCGAATCACTCGGATATCAAGTCAGCACTGTAAGAAGCGGTGAGAAGGCAGTTGAATTTCTGAAGAAGAATCCGCATGATCTGCTGATTCTTGATATGATTATGCCGCCAGGAATAGACGGGACCGAGACATACAGACAGATATGCGAACTATATCCCAACCAAAAAGCGATTATCGTTTCGGGATATTCTGAGTCAGATCGCGTTCTCGAAGCTCTGAATCTCGGAGCGGGTACGTTCGTTAAGAAACCCTTTGACACGATTGCAATCGCCACCGCAGTCAGGACAGAACTTGACACGCAAGTAAAGGTATTGGTCTATAACATATATGTCACATGTCAGTCAAGACCGTCCAGTTAGGATCGGTTCAAAACAGGCCCAAGTGCCCCCGGATCGAGCGGCTTCTGGATATCGAATCGCTCTCCTGGTCGCCCAAGTTTCAGCAGACCTTTCGAAGACATTATTAAGAAGCTCAATTCTGGTCTTTCCGCTCGTCGTATCTGGCAGGTTCTGGTCACTGAGCACGGTTTCGCCGGTTCGTGCTCTTCGATCAAACGTTTCGTTCCCAGGGCCGGTGAGAGTACCTCGCTGTTATTCTGCCGCATAGAACGCGAGCCCGGCCAGGTGGCTCAGGTGGACTTCGGTATCGGCGTCTGGCTTGTCGATGAGGACGGCAAGAAGTGAGGATATCATCTCCTGTGAATCACCCTAAGCCATTCTCGCAAAGGTTACGTGAGTTGGTCTTACGGCAGACAGCCAGAGAAACAGTTGCTAAGCCAATCTCCCATTATCACTGTCTTTTCGGTCACCTTTGATCTTGATTATCACATTTGCTGTCCATAATTGTAGGAATGTACGTCGTCAGACAATTTGGACAGTATGTACTGAAATCTAA
Proteins encoded in this region:
- a CDS encoding response regulator translates to MDGKNNSSSQPKILIVEDEAILAMDIRQRLEMMGFTVTGSVATGEDVLVQIEHEQPALVLMDIQFLGDIDGIEAAARIKENYDIPVVFLTANSDESTIERAKTTDPAAYLLKPFGDRELKTAIEIALHRHKLELELKRSVRALKESEKRYRDLFEQSNDAVIIHDLEGRILDVNARSCELLRYQKDHFLSSEITSFFPNGCQAPHDDPLQIIKERGQYRFESCFERADGEILNVDVSARIVDQEKGLVQGIIRDITVSKRAEQALQESERKYRLLATNTLDVIWTTDPEFNITFVNDAINDLLGYTAEEFTGMNAIAFTPAEKVKILQDAAEQLLNKYKRDRIVQHKFEIQFIHKNGALIDIEITANLMIDSVGQIVGFQGRSVDITERKRAEGELRKHRNHLDELVKERTAELSKANEQLQLEVQERLRLQELEARSQRLEMAGTIAGQVAHDFNNLLAPMLVYPGFIRHRLPCDEKVTAYLNSIEDAATKIAEINQDLMTMGRRGHYNQSVINLNEIVSQAVKNFESRTGTVTCKLNLSKGLMNIMGGSAQIHRMIINLLVNARDAMRNSGQITITTEYFYADNMATAYGSVPAGEYIKLTISDTGCGIPDDIINKILDPFFSTKISDRERGSGLGMSVVNAVMSDHNGYLDLSSTVGLGTSFYLYFPITRESVEADSPKSISGGTESVMIIDDDEIQRNVCSEILESLGYQVSTVRSGEKAVEFLKKNPHDLLILDMIMPPGIDGTETYRQICELYPNQKAIIVSGYSESDRVLEALNLGAGTFVKKPFDTIAIATAVRTELDTQVKVLVYNIYVTCQSRPSS